Proteins encoded by one window of Nitrincola iocasae:
- a CDS encoding DUF262 domain-containing protein, with the protein MSIMQQSSKAQDRPLGIWFQHIQQGQIKLPRFQRYEAWDKGRIVSFLNTVINNLPVGVTLALDVAGDEPFISRHIATAEVSTKVAVTQHLLDGQQRLTAFWRSMHNNYEWEMYFVYFPEFDQSNSADEFEKTIRCQKRWLNKHGNRMPLWTDEPEQCFVRGLVPVDLLCPGDIASKVDSWISQATKSLEPNDNDPDALKKYKVYTATRDKLKDEIVQLRERVRHFNLPYLSLPPDTSKDVALQVFINMNTNSKPLSLYDIIVAQIEEVADQSLHDLEDDLRAKCPKAARFGDVRNMILATSALLQEKIPNNRGMVEMNKQSLLDNWYKLERGLERMAELLECQGVFDEARLPTNAVLAVIAALYDLVPENGDFVAKAEKLLRSYLWSAFFTDRYENSASSRAYADFKALKELLSTPSFDFNDCVKVPVLNRDDYPLVGNDALMNAGWPKAMGIEARGILAVSSYFGAHDFADNKPISAANIVLREYHHIFPDALLSEAGIKSYYALNCALITWKTNRIIGRKDPLAYIKERVDLADEASVKDRLDTHLISYEQLSQAHYGQLTGDDLKQRLEADFNAFMRTRAMLVEKTVIELAAGKQPNIQSIWQHQETTA; encoded by the coding sequence ATGAGCATTATGCAGCAGTCGAGCAAAGCACAGGACCGGCCACTCGGTATATGGTTCCAGCATATTCAGCAGGGGCAGATCAAACTACCCCGTTTTCAGCGCTACGAAGCCTGGGATAAAGGCCGTATCGTCAGCTTTCTTAACACAGTAATTAATAACTTGCCCGTCGGTGTCACGTTGGCACTGGATGTGGCAGGTGATGAGCCTTTTATATCCAGGCACATCGCGACCGCTGAGGTGTCCACCAAGGTGGCTGTTACCCAGCACCTGCTCGATGGTCAGCAGCGCCTAACTGCATTCTGGCGCAGTATGCACAATAATTACGAGTGGGAAATGTACTTTGTATACTTCCCCGAATTTGATCAAAGCAATTCAGCGGATGAGTTTGAAAAAACCATCCGTTGCCAGAAACGGTGGTTAAACAAGCACGGCAACCGCATGCCTCTATGGACGGACGAGCCTGAGCAATGCTTCGTTCGCGGTTTGGTTCCAGTTGATCTACTCTGTCCTGGAGATATCGCCAGCAAAGTGGATAGCTGGATTAGCCAGGCGACTAAGTCGCTAGAGCCGAATGATAACGATCCTGATGCTCTGAAAAAGTACAAAGTCTACACGGCAACAAGAGATAAGCTGAAAGATGAGATTGTTCAGTTACGTGAACGGGTGAGACACTTTAACTTGCCTTACCTTTCGCTTCCGCCTGATACCTCTAAGGATGTGGCACTGCAGGTGTTTATCAACATGAACACCAACAGCAAGCCGCTCTCTCTGTACGATATCATTGTGGCTCAAATAGAAGAGGTAGCTGACCAATCGCTCCATGACCTGGAAGATGACCTGAGGGCAAAGTGCCCAAAAGCTGCTCGTTTTGGTGATGTACGCAACATGATTTTGGCTACCTCGGCACTGCTGCAGGAGAAGATACCAAACAACCGTGGCATGGTTGAAATGAATAAGCAGTCTCTGCTCGATAACTGGTACAAGCTTGAACGGGGCCTGGAGCGAATGGCGGAGCTGCTGGAGTGCCAGGGTGTTTTTGATGAAGCCCGATTGCCTACGAATGCCGTGCTGGCCGTGATTGCAGCTCTTTATGACTTGGTTCCTGAAAATGGTGACTTTGTTGCCAAGGCTGAAAAGCTGTTGCGTAGTTACTTGTGGTCGGCTTTTTTTACTGATCGTTATGAAAACTCGGCTTCTTCCCGTGCTTATGCTGATTTCAAAGCACTAAAAGAGTTGCTTTCAACCCCCAGTTTTGATTTTAACGACTGCGTAAAAGTGCCAGTTCTAAACCGTGATGATTACCCGTTGGTCGGCAACGATGCGTTGATGAATGCAGGGTGGCCCAAAGCCATGGGGATTGAGGCTAGGGGTATTTTAGCCGTATCCAGTTACTTTGGTGCACATGACTTTGCGGATAATAAGCCCATATCAGCAGCCAATATTGTGCTGCGTGAATATCACCATATATTCCCTGATGCACTGCTATCTGAGGCTGGTATCAAGAGCTACTATGCTCTGAACTGTGCTCTGATTACCTGGAAAACCAACCGAATTATTGGCCGTAAAGATCCGCTAGCCTATATCAAGGAGCGTGTAGACTTGGCTGATGAAGCCAGTGTCAAAGATCGCTTAGACACTCACCTGATCTCTTACGAGCAACTTAGCCAAGCACACTATGGTCAGCTGACGGGAGATGATCTCAAGCAGCGCCTTGAAGCCGATTTCAATGCGTTTATGCGTACTAGGGCCATGCTGGTGGAAAAAACTGTAATAGAACTTGCTGCGGGTAAACAACCGAACATACAAAGCATTTGGCAGCACCAGGAGACGACTGCATGA
- a CDS encoding PglZ domain-containing protein: protein MSIATFIQQEIFAARLASADSHQVLVVYDPDLRYRQLCLDMADKHRVVVDATKSSLQSRAQALEALQHLGQKLIDQLLVYVPVAKPLEDETRQTDPFALYAACGAVFPEGDGDEYRNLCMKAKPDHATQIRSIFDKDPNPSFAVIDAVGGGLEWPNLRTLLEVESSRDILFALLSPSERQQESLKGTDAWVTEVKTLLQNAIGFKLRTRAKSWSSIADELWTYLLFSEFAFDLPTELPEALGTMPRAPAEAEPLIEDLCERLRNDRRTQPAYIDRAERIESELELVNHCQAMADLGRKDTFPFEERTFMHQAIVALQADDTDRVRDILDRHSQSVWTGKGESQAQWDLLGSALMLKEACEQRELELPNYVRNMESLLEFYVCQLRDVDRLHREFEQAVSDYDWQDTFGVMEPVKHRIRQSYGRLIEKVQINFTRHLEQTGWPVTGYLSNTDVFDKLVAPRLQQSGHKVAYLMVDALRYELGVALEQQLKEDGKVELKPALVQLPSITLVGMASLLPGASSSLVLKNTDAGLVPMMGDQAVSTVPQRMEWVRKRYGQRFQEGRLEDFVRSKFDVDDTTELLILRSVEIDSHFENHPDTAPEQITKALQRIRRAVHKLQERGFNQIVIATDHGFFMNTHAGAGDTCKKLPGNWLNIHERCLLGDGAEDPNHYLLSAEKAGIRGDFSKLAGPRSMAAYRSGLLYYHGGASLQECVVPVLDIQLKEAEQPAIQQASVVLNYKNGAKRITTRMPVVELSVETQDMFSVGVSFEVLLEAQNKKGEVVGEAKPGGVVNSATGTITLEPNNKAQVTLRMLMEYEGKFKVKALNPTTLAVYAQLELETDYTV from the coding sequence ATGAGTATCGCAACATTTATCCAGCAAGAAATTTTTGCCGCCCGGCTTGCCAGTGCTGATTCCCATCAAGTGCTGGTGGTGTACGACCCGGACCTGCGTTATCGCCAACTTTGTTTAGATATGGCCGATAAGCACAGGGTTGTGGTGGACGCCACTAAATCCAGTCTGCAAAGCCGTGCACAGGCACTGGAAGCACTGCAGCATCTGGGGCAAAAACTCATTGATCAGCTTCTAGTCTATGTGCCGGTAGCAAAGCCGCTGGAAGATGAAACTCGACAGACCGACCCCTTTGCTCTCTATGCCGCCTGTGGCGCGGTCTTCCCTGAGGGCGATGGTGATGAGTATCGCAACCTGTGCATGAAGGCTAAGCCGGACCATGCTACCCAGATTCGCAGTATCTTTGACAAAGACCCTAACCCTAGCTTTGCGGTGATTGATGCCGTAGGTGGAGGGCTTGAGTGGCCCAACCTACGTACTTTATTGGAGGTTGAATCCAGTCGCGATATTCTGTTTGCATTGCTGTCACCGAGTGAGCGCCAACAAGAGTCGCTCAAAGGAACAGACGCTTGGGTGACCGAAGTTAAAACCTTGCTACAAAATGCCATTGGCTTTAAGTTGCGCACCCGTGCCAAGAGCTGGAGCAGCATAGCAGATGAGCTTTGGACCTACTTACTATTTAGTGAATTTGCCTTCGATTTGCCTACTGAATTGCCTGAAGCATTGGGTACCATGCCACGTGCACCCGCTGAAGCAGAGCCGTTGATTGAAGACCTATGTGAGCGACTGCGTAACGATCGTCGTACCCAGCCTGCTTACATTGATCGGGCCGAACGCATTGAATCCGAGCTGGAGCTGGTGAACCACTGTCAGGCAATGGCCGATCTGGGCCGTAAGGACACCTTTCCGTTTGAAGAGCGTACTTTCATGCATCAAGCTATTGTCGCCCTGCAAGCGGATGATACTGATCGGGTGCGCGATATTCTCGACCGCCATTCCCAGTCGGTTTGGACAGGTAAAGGGGAAAGTCAGGCGCAGTGGGACCTGTTGGGTTCAGCTTTGATGCTGAAGGAGGCTTGTGAGCAGCGGGAGCTGGAGCTACCTAATTATGTCCGCAATATGGAATCCTTACTGGAGTTCTACGTTTGTCAGTTGCGTGACGTGGACCGTTTGCACCGTGAGTTTGAGCAGGCTGTCAGCGATTATGACTGGCAGGATACCTTCGGTGTAATGGAACCTGTGAAACACCGCATACGGCAGAGCTATGGTCGTTTGATTGAGAAGGTGCAGATTAATTTCACTCGGCACCTAGAGCAGACTGGTTGGCCTGTGACAGGTTATCTGTCTAATACAGATGTGTTCGATAAGCTGGTGGCACCCAGGTTGCAGCAAAGCGGTCACAAAGTCGCTTACCTGATGGTAGATGCCCTGCGATATGAGCTCGGCGTTGCACTGGAGCAGCAGCTCAAGGAAGATGGAAAAGTAGAACTCAAACCTGCTCTGGTACAGCTCCCCAGTATTACCTTGGTAGGTATGGCCAGTCTTTTGCCTGGCGCATCATCCAGCCTGGTACTCAAAAATACGGATGCTGGGTTGGTGCCGATGATGGGGGATCAGGCAGTTAGTACCGTTCCTCAGCGGATGGAGTGGGTGCGTAAACGTTATGGTCAGCGTTTCCAGGAAGGGCGTCTGGAAGATTTTGTGCGCAGTAAGTTTGATGTGGACGATACCACAGAACTTTTGATTCTGCGCTCAGTTGAGATCGATAGCCACTTTGAAAACCATCCTGATACAGCACCTGAGCAGATTACAAAAGCACTTCAGCGTATCCGCAGAGCTGTACATAAGTTACAGGAACGCGGGTTTAACCAGATTGTGATTGCCACCGATCATGGATTCTTCATGAATACCCATGCAGGTGCGGGGGATACCTGCAAGAAGCTTCCGGGGAACTGGCTCAATATCCATGAGCGCTGCCTGTTGGGTGATGGTGCTGAGGATCCCAACCATTACTTACTCAGTGCTGAGAAGGCAGGGATTCGAGGTGATTTCAGTAAGCTAGCAGGGCCCCGATCCATGGCAGCGTATCGCTCTGGGCTGCTTTATTACCATGGCGGAGCATCGCTGCAGGAATGTGTGGTACCTGTGCTGGATATTCAACTTAAAGAGGCTGAACAACCAGCGATTCAACAGGCTAGTGTGGTTCTGAATTACAAGAATGGCGCCAAGCGTATCACCACCCGGATGCCAGTGGTTGAATTAAGTGTTGAAACCCAGGATATGTTCTCTGTGGGGGTGTCGTTTGAGGTGCTACTAGAAGCCCAGAA